One window of Bacteroides sp. AN502(2024) genomic DNA carries:
- a CDS encoding 2-isopropylmalate synthase — protein MDNRLFIFDTTLRDGEQVPGCQLNTVEKIQVAKALEALGVDVIEAGFPISSPGDFNSVIEISKAVTWPTICALTRAVQKDIDVAVDALKFAKHKRIHTGIGTSDSHIKYKFNSNREEIIERAVAAVRYARRFVDDVEFYAEDAGRTDNEYLARVVEAVIKAGATVVNIPDTTGYCLPSEYGAKIKYLVDHVDGIDNAILSTHCHNDLGMATANTIAGVLNGARQVEVTINGIGERAGNTALEEIAMIIKSHHEIDIQTNINTQKIYPTSRMVSSLMNMPVQPNKAIVGRNAFAHSSGIHQDGVLKNVQTYEIIDPHDVGIDDNSIVLTARSGRAALKNRLSILGVNLDREKLDKVYDEFLKLADKKKDINDDDILVLAGADRSLNHRIKLDYLQVTSGVGVRSVASLGLNIAGEKFEACASGNGPVDAAIKALKKIVDRHMTLKEFTIQAISKGSDDVGKVHMQVEYDNQIYYGFGANTDIIAASVEAYIDCINKFKS, from the coding sequence ATGGACAATAGGTTATTTATTTTTGATACTACTCTTAGAGATGGTGAACAGGTTCCCGGATGCCAGTTGAACACAGTGGAGAAGATCCAGGTAGCAAAGGCATTGGAAGCCTTGGGAGTAGACGTGATTGAAGCCGGATTCCCCATTTCGAGCCCGGGAGATTTTAATTCAGTGATTGAGATTTCGAAAGCGGTGACTTGGCCTACTATCTGTGCTTTGACCCGCGCAGTTCAAAAAGATATTGATGTAGCTGTAGATGCACTGAAATTTGCTAAACATAAACGTATTCATACCGGTATCGGTACTTCGGATTCGCACATTAAGTATAAATTCAATTCGAATCGTGAAGAGATTATCGAACGCGCGGTAGCTGCTGTGAGATACGCCCGCCGTTTTGTAGATGATGTGGAATTTTATGCAGAAGATGCAGGCCGTACGGATAACGAATATCTGGCACGTGTGGTGGAAGCTGTCATCAAAGCAGGAGCTACCGTAGTGAATATCCCTGATACAACAGGTTACTGCTTGCCTTCGGAATATGGCGCTAAGATAAAATATCTGGTTGACCATGTAGACGGTATTGATAATGCCATACTTTCTACTCACTGTCACAATGACTTGGGTATGGCTACTGCCAATACGATAGCAGGTGTTTTGAACGGTGCGCGTCAGGTGGAGGTTACTATCAACGGTATTGGCGAACGTGCAGGAAATACTGCTCTCGAAGAAATCGCCATGATTATCAAGAGTCATCACGAAATAGATATTCAAACCAATATCAATACGCAGAAGATCTATCCGACCAGCCGTATGGTATCCAGTCTGATGAATATGCCGGTACAGCCTAATAAAGCAATCGTTGGACGTAATGCTTTCGCACACTCTTCAGGTATCCATCAGGATGGTGTATTGAAGAATGTACAGACGTATGAGATTATTGATCCGCATGATGTGGGTATTGATGATAACTCTATCGTATTGACTGCCCGTAGCGGACGTGCTGCATTGAAAAATCGTCTTTCTATATTGGGAGTGAATCTGGATCGGGAAAAACTGGATAAGGTATATGATGAGTTCCTGAAGTTGGCTGATAAGAAGAAAGATATTAATGATGATGATATTTTGGTATTGGCAGGTGCGGACCGTAGCCTGAACCATCGTATCAAACTGGATTACTTGCAGGTGACGAGTGGTGTCGGTGTGCGTTCGGTAGCCAGTTTGGGACTGAATATTGCCGGTGAGAAGTTTGAAGCTTGTGCCAGTGGTAACGGTCCGGTAGATGCAGCTATCAAAGCATTGAAAAAGATTGTAGATCGCCACATGACTCTGAAAGAGTTTACTATTCAGGCTATCAGTAAGGGTAGTGATGATGTAGGCAAAGTGCACATGCAGGTAGAATACGATAACCAGATTTATTATGGTTTTGGTGCCAATACAGATATTATCGCTGCTTCGGTAGAAGCTTACATCGACTGTATCAACAAATTCAAATCGTAA